The Vulpes vulpes isolate BD-2025 chromosome 8, VulVul3, whole genome shotgun sequence genome has a window encoding:
- the RHEBL1 gene encoding GTPase RhebL1: MPLVRYRKVVILGYRSVGKTSLAHQFVEGEFLEGYDPTVENTYSKIVTLGKDEFHLHLVDTAGQDEYSILPYSFIIGVHGYVLVYSVTSLHSFQVIASLYQKLHEGHGKTRLPVVLVGNKADLSPDREVQAVEGKKLAESWGATFMESSARENQLTRGIFTKVIQEIARVENSYGQERRCRLM; this comes from the exons ATGCCGCTAGTTCGCTACAGGAAGGTGGTCATCCTCGGGTACCGCTCCGTAG GGAAGACATCTTTGGCACATCAGTTTGTGGAGGGCGAGTTCCTGGAAGGCTATGATCCTACAGTGGAGAACA cttacaGCAAGATAGTGACTCTTGGCAAAGATGAGTTTCACCTACACCTGGTGGATACAGCAGGGCAG GACGAATACAGCATCCTGCCCTATTCCTTCATCATTGGGGTCCACGGTTATGTGCTTGTGTACTCTGTTACCTCTCTGCACAG CTTCCAAGTCATCGCGAGCCTGTACCAAAAGCTACACGAAGGCCATGGGAAAACGCG GCTGCCGGTGGTGCTAGTGGGGAACAAGGCCGATCTCTCTCCAGACAG GGAGGTGCAGGCAGTTGAAGGGAAGAAGCTGGCAGAGTCCTGGGGTGCAACGTTTATGGAGTCATCTGCTCGAGAGAATCAG CTTACCCGAGGCATCTTCACCAAAGTCATACAGGAGATTGCCCGGGTAGAGAATTCCTATGGGCAAGAGCGCCGCTGCCGGCTCATGTGA